From the genome of Cytophagales bacterium WSM2-2:
TTGGGTAAGGTGATCCTGGCTTCCTTTGCCAAAGCGGTAAACGCAAACCAATAGCTGGCTGCCGACCAGTCGGCTTCAACGGTTACGGAGGAGGGTTTATAAGATCCCGGCTTTACCGAAATGATATTTTTTTTGAAATCCAGCTCGAGATTGGCACCGAATTCCTGCATCAGGGTGGCAGTCATGCTGATGTAGGGGATGCTTCCCGTTTCACCTTTCAATTGAATCGTCAATCCCTTCGGAAGGATAGGGGCTAGCATCATCAGGGCGGAGATGTACTGGCTGCTCACATTGCCGGGCATTTCAATAAAATCCGTCTTTTGAATTTGAAATCCCTGTGTTTCCACGGGAGGAAATCCCTCCTGACCTAAATACCTGAGGTCTGCTCCGAGCGTACGAAGTGCGTCTACCAAAAGGGCAATCGGGCGTTGTTTCATCCGGTCGGTACCGGTAAGTATCTTCTTTTGGTTGGTCAACGCAAAGTAGGCGGTGAGGAAACGCATGGTAGTCCCCGCATCCATCACGTCAATCGTGTGATCCGGGCTATTCACTAATGCTTGCATCAACTTTGTATCCCGGGCTGATGAAAGATTGCTAACTGATGATCGGTTGCCGGTGAGTGCATTCAGGATCAGTGCCCGGTTGCTGATGCTCTTTGACGATGGCAACTCTTTGGCTGTTCCAAAAATTTTTGAGTTACCTTTTATAGTGATTGACGAATTCAAAACGTTAGTGAGTTTAAGAGGCGCGAAAAGTAAAGTTTTCCAAATGTTTTTTCAGCCCGCTTGAAACTATTTATTTTGAAATAAAGTTGAAGGAGTTATGAGCACATCAAAGAAAATTGCAATTGGCTTGGGAGTAGCCGGTGGCGCGCTGTTGGCCGCCTGGTTATTGACCGGAGACCGCAAGAAGAAGACCAAAGAGTTCATTGCAAAAAGAGCTGATGACCTGAAAAAGGTATTCAGTGAGCAAAAAGGCAATGATACCGAAGATCAGGACGTTCATTACGTTTAAATCGACCGGTAATAGTCAAATGACTTCTCTAACTCATCTTCGGTAACTCGTATATCCCACACGGCTTTGCCAATTCCCTCCGGCAAAGCCAACAGAATTTCATTTCCTTTATTTTTCTTGTCCTGGGCAATCAGCTGAATGACCAGCGCGTCCCCCCACGGCATGTCCTGTTTTTCAAAGATCGCGATCAGGAAAGTGGTAATTTCTTGTAGGTCCGCCTCACTAAATAGCTTTTTCTCACGAGCGATAAAGCTTTCCATGATCATCCCCATGGCAATAGCTTCGCCATGAAATATCCGGTTGCCTTCCGCCAGAAAATAGCTTTCCAAAGCATGGCCAATTGAATGCCCGAAGTTGAGAATCTTGCGAAGTCCTTTTTCCCGTGGGTCCTTATCGGTAACTGATTTTTTGAAATCGATGGAATGGCGCACGAGTGTCTCCCAATCCTGGTCGTGCAATGCCTTTGCCCGGATTGTCTGCCACATCTTTTGATCAGAAATAAGGCAATGCTTGATCACCTCGGCAAATCCACTGCGGAGCTCGCGCTCTGGCAGAGTTTTAAGGAACGGGGTGTGGATGAAAGTTGCCTGAGGTTCACAAAAGACCCCGATGTGATTTTTAAAACTATTGAAGTCAATCCCGAGTTTTCCTCCTACACTGGCGTCTACCTGGGAAAGCAGGGTAGTCGGCACAAGGGCAAAGTCAATGCCACGCTTAAAGGTGGCCGCGCAGAATCCGCCCATATCTCCCAACACTCCGCCTCCAAGTACGATCAGGATAGAATGCCGGTCAAAATTCAGGTCGGTGAGCTTTTGCCAAATGAGTTTACAGGTTTCAATATTTTTATGCTCTTCCCCGGCAGGTACTTCGATCACATGATGGACGGGGAGTTGCTCTTTTATCAGGGGATAACAATGATGGTGTGTATTCGAGTCTGTGAGCACCCCGATTTTAGAGTAAGGTGAGGCGCTCAGAAGGCCTTGAAAATCAATTCTGTTCCCTGTAAAAATTACTGATCCTGAATTCATTACATCTTTGAAAAAACAAAAGTAAACCAATTTTTTATCGCCAAATAAGAAGTTTGCCATGCTTATATTTGCGCCCTAAAATCCCAGGCATGGAATCTGACCCCATTGTGCACTTTGATGATACGGCAGTAGCCTTTTCATATAAGAGTGACAAACAGCTCAAAAAAGCGAACCTGATCTTCTCCCTTGTTAATAATCCTACCGTTTCGGCTATAGCTACACGAATGGCTAAGCTAAGCCTGAAGTTGCGACTGCCGGTGAAGGGCTTGATCCGTTCTACCGTGTTCGAACATTTTTGCGGGGGAGAAACAATCGATCAAAGCGAAAAGACGATTCAAAATCTGAATAAGTTCAGCATTGGTACTATTCTAGATTATTCGGTGGAAGGTGAGGAGACGGAACCTGTATTTGACCAAACCACCCGGGAGATTATTGCGACTATTGAAAAGGCGAAAAATAATAAAGCGATTCCATTCAGTGTTTTTAAAGTAACTGGTATCGGAGCCTTTGACTTATTGGAAAAAATCCAGGCAAAGGGAAATTTGACTGAAGAAGAGAAAGCAGCCTGGGCACGTGTGCAGCAACGAGTAGACCAGATTTGCAAGAAGGCGTTTGAATGTGGCGTGCCTGTATTGGTCGATGGTGAAGACAGCTGGATTCAAAATCCTATTGACGAGCTCGCTTATGCAATGATGCAAAAGTACAACCGGGAAAAAGCGATTGTATTAAATACCTTTCAAATGTACCGCACCGATATGCTGGACAATTTGAAAAATGCACTGGAAGAAGCGATCCGTAAAAACTACTTTCTTGGAGCGAAGCTGGTGCGTGGAGCGTATATGGAAAAGGAGGCAGCACGCGCTGCGAAATTGAATTACCCCAACCCGATTCACCCCGGTAAAGATGCTACGGACAAGGCGTTTAATGCCGGACTGGATTTTTGTATAGAAAACATAAATCGTATCAAGTTCATGTGTGGCTCACACAACGAATATAGTAATCAATACCTGGCGTCATTGATCCAGACAAAAGGAATTAAACCTAATGATCCACATATTTGGTTTGGACAATTGCTGGGTATGAGCGACAATATCTCTTTTAACCTGGCGAAGGCCGGCTACAATGTGGCCAAATATGTTCCCTATGGCCCTGTGGAATCAGTAATGCCCTACCTGTTGCGCAGGGCTGCCGAGAACACTTCCGTAGCAGGGCAAAGCAGCCGCGAACTTACCCTGATCCGCAAGGAGTTGAAGAGGAGAAACTCCTCGAAATAATTCAGGCAGGACTTTTGCTTTCTCATAAGAATTAAACACAAGTCTTATGAAGAAAGTCAGAATTCTTGTCTTGATGTTGTGCGGTCCTTTGCTCCTTACCTCTTGTTTCAGGTACCAGTATGCTACCCTCCAATCGACTTTGCCAAAGAAATCAGGAGGCATTATCATTGAAAATGATTCTGTGGAGGTCTCCTATTCATTTAAAGGAGAAAATTGCCCGGTCAGGATTCAGGTGTCCAATAAGCTAAACACGCCTCTCTATGTTGACTGGAAGAAATCAGCTCTGATTTTGAATAACGAACGGTTTAGTTTTTGGGAGGACAAAGCAACATTGAATGCTTCTTCCTGGGGATATGAGATTCACTGGACTAAAAATACTTCGACCACTGGAAGTACAACAACAGGTGAGTTGGTTCGAGCAGAACAAATCAGTTTCATTCCTCCCCATTCCTTCATAACTGCTACTCCGCTTACCGCAAAAAGTTCATTTTTCGAGCTTCCACCAGCAACAAAAGACCAACAGGTAAATCTTGAAGGCTCGGGTCAGACAATGACCGGTAAGAAGTATTCCTTTTCAAAGGAGAATTCGCCCATGAAATTCAGGAATTACCTGACTCTGGCAGGCGATGAGAAATTTGAATACTCGTTTCATTTCGACAATGAATTCTGGGTTTCTGACATCATCTCTACGTTAGCAGCTCCTGCCGACCTCGCGGGTCGCCCATCAACCGAATTTTCAATACGGAAGACCACAGGTTTTGCCAACGGTGTAGCGGTCATCATTGGTATTCCATTGATCGTCTTGTTGGCCGTGTCGAATTCCCATTCCAAATAGAGGTAATTCACTATTTTTGCAGCCTAATTCAAAAGGCAAAATGCAATTATCAGAGCAAGAGTCGATTCGCAGGCAAAGTATGGAGGAGTTAAGCAAACTCGGGATCAATCCTTATCCCCCCGAGTTGTTTGAAATTAATATTACGGCTGACGGCTTTCATAAGAACTACTCTTCTTTAGACGGAAAGGATCTGTCGATTGCCGGGCGTATTATGTCTCGCCGGGTTATGGGAAATGCCTCGTTTGTTGAATTGCAAGACGAGACTGGGAGAGTACAAATTTATTTTCGCCGGGATGACCTTTGCCCGGGAGAGGACAAAACGCTTTACAATACGGTATTCAAAAAATTGCTGGACATCGGTGATATCATTGGCGTGAAAGGATTTGCGTTCACTACGCAAACCGGTGAGCAATCCATTCATGCCAAAAGCTTTACAGTGCTTTCAAAATCGTTGCGTCCGTTGCCAATTGTAAAAGAGACAAAAGACGAGCAAGGCAATGTACACCTGCATGATGCATTTACCGATCCAGAGCAGCGTTACCGCATGCGTTATGTTGACTTGGTGGTGAACCCTCAAGTACGGGAAGCCTTTGTGAAAAGAACCAGGCTTGTGAACTCCATGCGCGAGTACCTCAACAAACAAGGATATCTCGAAGTAGAGACTCCTATTTTGCAACCGCTCTATGGTGGCGCTGCCGCTAAACCGTTCAAGACACATCACAATACACTGGACATGACGCTGTACCTGCGTATCGCCAACGAACTTTATTTGAAACGTCTGATCGTAGGTGGATTTAATGGTGTATATGAATTCAGCAAAGACTTCCGCAACGAGGGAATGTCACGTTTTCATAATCCGGAGTTTACCCAGGTTGAATTATATGTAGCCTATAAGGATTACCAATGGATGATGAACCTGGTGGAGGAAATGATCGAGAAAGTGGCGCTTGATCTGCATGGATCAACTCAAGTGAAGGTGGGCGAGAACCTCATCGACTTCAAAAGACCTTGGAAACGCCTGACGATGTATGAAGCCATTCAGCATTTTACAGGAATAGACATCTCAGCCATGGATGAAGCACAATTGCGAGAGACTTGCAAGCAACTCCATGTGCCTGTTGATAATACGATGGCTCGGGGAAAACTCATCGATCAGATTTTTGGTGAGAAATGTGAGCCTAATCTCATTCAACCGACTTTCATCACGGACTACCCTTTGGAGATGTCACCATTGGCAAAGAAGCACCGCAGCAAGCCGGGACTTGTGGAGCGCTTTGAAGCTATCTGCAACCGCAAAGAAATTTGTAACGCATTCTCTGAATTGAATGATCCTATTGATCAACGTCAGCGCTTTGAAGAGCAACTCGAACTTGGCAAGCGTGGTGATGAGGAGGCCATGACCCTGGATGAAGATTTTTTACGAGCCCTGGAATACGGGATGCCTCCGACTGCAGGCTTAGGTATTGGTATCGACCGGTTGAGCATGATCATGACTAACTCACCTTCCATCCAGGATGTGATTTTCTTTCCTCAGATGAAGCCGGAGAAAAAGACAGAGGTAGACTCTGCTAAAGAATTTGAGTCACTCGGAATTCGTCCGGAGCTTTTTCCAATCCTTGAAAAATTAGGAATTCGTTCCGCAGCTCAATTGAAGGAGATTAAACCTTCAAAATTGTTCAATGATATTCCTGGAATGCGAAAGAAACTTAAACTGGATACTGTTCAGAATCCAACGCTGCAGGAAATCGAAGGGTGGATGAAGTGATTTGATTCGTTAACTCATTGATTCGGTAATTCGGTAACGAATTGATTAAGGGAAGCATAGATACATCATCAAATTAACGAAATCAACACATCATTAAATCAATTAGTATCCCTGCTGCGAATCGATAAAACTCCTCGTGCGGTTCAGTTTCAAATCTTTAAGGAGCGAAGACTTGATTCCGATATTAAACACATACGATTGGAATTTTCCAAAAGGCACCCAGTTGACATTCATTTGCCAGCAGTGCAAATCCCTGGCTAACCCCAAAGTTGTCATAGTGAATGCCCTATTAACAAAGTCATAACCGGCTGAATAAGTGACCTTCCATTTTTCGCTGAGGCTGACATCACCAGAAAAATTTGCAGACTGCGTTACAGTAGCTGGCCCGATGGTTCGGCTATAACTGATGTTGTAGCTCAGTCTCAAATTCCACGGCACGGAAAAATCTACGTAGGTATCAGGATGTTTCAGCAAAAATTCCTTGTCAGCCTGGGGTGCATTTGACTTGGCAACCTTGTCCCGTAGGGCTTTGTCTTTTTCCTGCCCCTTTTTGCTCAGGTTCGTACTGAAGGCAAGCGAAGCATTCGTAATCCGTCCAAGCTTTCCGGCATCCCATGCGTAATGATTAATCCTGAACTCTTTATAAATCGGTTGGTCATGAGTATCAACTCCATAACGTCCAAGCCTGTATTCGTAGGGGTCCAAAGTCGCACTCAAGTTGACATTGATCTTATTGTCAAGAATGTTGGAATTGGCACTTATGCCTATGGCACTCAATTTCATTGAGTCCGCCAGGAAGTTATAAGCTGAACTTAACGATAGATTATTGAGGAGAGACACTTTTCGATCGACCGTGTCTTTAGGCTTCCTTACTTTCATTTCCACGGTATTGGAAATACCAAAAGACATCGATTCATTTCTGCCTAACGGGGACTGCCCATAAACAAAACCTTCGTGGATAGATTTCAGAGCTACCGTGGGCTTACCGTTAGCATCTGTAGTACCCACGCGTTGATAGTACCCATATTTTAGATCAGAGAAGTCAGGGTTATAACTGAATCCTATCGTTGGAGTCATCAAGTGCCTGATTGCTTTTATTCGTGCGTTCTTGTTTTTGGCAAGGTACGTTCCATAGATACGCGTGTTCATACTTAACGAAAAATTGTAAAATGACTCCCGGTTAAATTGGTGCACGGTATCGATTTTTACCGGTTGAGTTCCAAGTGTCAGACTATTGGAAGGAACGGTGCCCCAAACCAATTTGTCAAAGTACCAGAGTTCTGTAAAATTAGCTCCCGCGGTAAAAGTATAGTGCTTGAATACTTTGAATGATGTGCTTATGGGAACAACATGACGGACACCCTTATTAGCATTTTTTAAATAGATATGTAGATTTTGCCCGTTGAATGCCCCAATGCTATCGCGCAAAGTTCCGTCCGTATTTTTGGCAATGTTGCCCAGATCATTGTTGATCTGGTTCACAGCATTCATAGTGTACTTGACCTGCAGGTTCTGCAAAATCAGGCTCTGTGATTTTTTGAAAGGGTAGAGGTTGTTGACGTTGAAACTAATGTCGGGTAATGACAAATCCAGCCTGCGCGTTCTGAAATCCTGGTTATGACGCATGTTGGCCGCCAGAGTGAATGGCGTATTCTGGAATGTTTTAGAGTACGAAATATTTGAACTTGCTTTTTGCTGCAAATTGCTGTTTTGGATTTGTGCTAAATTGGTTTGCCCTGCTCCTAAAAAGTTATTGCTGTTGTTGGTACTTGTGGCGATGTTGACAGAGGCCGCGAAACGCGAAGTGCCCCGGCTCTTGGGTGCATGGCTCCAGGTCAGGCTGAAATCTTTTCGCACGTCTGGCTTTTCGATCTGACTGCTGTAATTGTTAGAGTTGTAGGAAAAAGCAAGCGACCCACTGTATTTGTAACGTGAGATATAGGAAGAGTTCAGGTACAGACCGGTCGAACCCTTAGAGAATAAATCGGCAGTAACCGATAAATTGATATAATCGCTGATGTCAAAATAATATCCGGCCCTGCGCAGAAAGAAGCCCCGAATGGTTTCTTCGCCATAAGACGGAATGATTATACCCGACGAACTTTGACGTTGTGATGGGAACATTCCAAAAGCAAAACCTAGCGGAGTGGGTACGTGATTAAATTCCATATAAAACGGACCGGTCACAATTTTATCACCTGTGATCGCTTTCGCTTTTTTTGAAATGATCCTGAAATGCGGATCAGCAAGGTCGCACGTGGTGTATGCGTTATACGTAGTAAAAATGTCATTCTTCGCGTTTTTGTAAACGGACTGACCATGCATAAATCCTTCACCTTGTTTGGTCACTACTTCGGTGATCCGTGCTCGTTTGGTCTTGAAATTATAGACCATACCTTTAGTCTCGTATGTTTCCTGGCCATCTTTAAAAATAGGAAAGCCTACGAGTTGACCCGTTGAATCTCTCTTACCATTAGCCGTGACAGTGGAGGTCTCATAGTCAATCACAATCTCTTCTGCATCCAGGTTGATCTGGCCGTACGTTACTTTGGCGTTGCCGTAAAGTCTGACAATTTTTTTCCCCAGCTCAGAAATAATGGAATCCTCTGCTGAGTAAACGATGGTCGCTTCGATATCACTCTTAGGTTTTGACTTTACGGAATCCTTCTTGACTTTCGAGGTATCGGATGTAGCCAGTTTGCCTTGGGGAATTGAATCATTTTTTGCCGGAAGTCTGGCAGGAGTTTTGACCGGTCTTTCTACCTGGGCGCTTGCCTGAAGGTGAAAAAAGATGAGGATAATGGCCAAAAAACCGATAAATGTTCGCACGATACCTTGGTCAGTCAACGGGGTAGGTAGTTTACCATGTTGTGAAAAATTCACAACTTTGCGTAAAGTTATTTTAAATCTGTCACACATCGATACGTTCGTTCGGAATATCCCGGTAAAGGTTTTGTTGATAGCAATAACCTTGCTAAACTCATCGGCTACCCCAATTCGAACAGGAACCAAAGTGGCTACCGTGGTTATTGACCCCGGGCACGGGGGTGAAGACCCCGGAACTATGGGCAAAAACTCAAAAGAGAAAACCGTAGCCTTGAAGATTTCATTGAAATTCGGTGCCTACATCGAAAAATATATGCCCGATGTAAAGGTGATTTACACCAGGAAAACCGACAAATACATGTCGTTAGAAGACCGGGCGAACATGGCAAACAAGGTGAAGGCTGATCTTTTCATTTGTATTCATGCAAATGCATTGAGCGGATCGCCTGCCTATGGAACTGAAACCTATGTGATGGGATTGCACAAGGATAAAGGCAACCTGGAGGTAGCCAAACGGGAGAACTCGGTGATACTGATGGATGAGAATTATAAGGAGCGTTATGAGGGTTTCGACCCCAACAGTCCGGAGTCATATATTTTGTTTACATTAAGTCAGAGCGCTTACCAGGAAAGCAGTTTGTTATTCGCTCAAAAGGTAGAAGAACAGTTCAAAAAGAAAACCGGTCGTTATAGCCGGGGAGTGAAACAGGCGGGTTTTTGGGTGCTGTGGCGTACGGGAATGCCAAGTGTTTTAATTGAGACAGGTTTTTTGACAAATGAAAAAGAAGAGAAGTATTTACTGAGCACGGCAGGGCAGGACTCCATCGCTATCGGTATTTATCGGGCGTTCAAAGGGTATAAAACTGAAGTGGAATCCATAAATTGAATTTGTGAAATACAGCAAAGAATTGAAGGTCGGAATTTTTAGTGCAGTCGCTATCGCGCTATTGTACTTTGGTTTTAATTTCCTCAAGGGCATAGACTTTTTCCAAACCAAAAAAGTGTACTATGCTGTTTACGACAACATCAACCAACTCACCATTTCGAACCCGGTTTTGGTTAATGGTTATGCCGTGGGGCGCGTTAGTCACATTAAGATTTTGCAGAACAGAAACAATCACGTCCTCGTGGAACTGGAAATTGACTCCGAGATCGAACTCACGGATGCGACAAAAGCGATCTTGAATAGTGAATTGCTCGGGGGTAAATCAGTGTTGCTGAATATTGTTCCGTCTGACAAGAAACTTAATGCGGGTGATACGTTAAAAACCCAGGTAGCGAAGGGAATGTTCGATGTGTTGTCGGAAACAGCAACTCCGGTGGCCACCGACTTGCAAAGCACATTAAGAAAATTCAATACAGCTATTGATAATTTCAGCAAGAACTTTGAGAAGCTGGATATCATTTTCGCGAAACTGCAATCGACTCCAGACTTACTGAATAAAACACTCACTACCACTAACTCACGAATTGAGGATTTATCGGCCAGTTTCAAAGCCGATGCGGAAAAATTAGGTACAACCCTGGACGAGTTAAAACCTGTGCTTGCTAATTTTAAGACCGTTTCTGATTCATTGAAGCGTGTACAACTGAATCAAACACTGGTCAAGACACAGCAAGCGCTGACAGCGCTGAATGAAACACTTTCAAAATTCAAAAAGAACAATAATACAGTTGGTCGTCTGATGAACGAAGATTCGTTGTACGTCAACATGAATAAGATGGTGCTGAGTATCCAAAAACTTTCGGAGCATCTCAACAGCAACCCGAAGCATTTCCTGGCACCGCTGGGCAAAAGCAAGAAGAAAATCGACCGGGATTTACAAAAACAGGAAGAAGAGAAGAAAAAAGCGGCTGCGCAGAAAAAATAGCTCATGGATTTAGAATTTAACAAGAACGAAGATCAACTCAAGCAACTTTGTTCTCAACTGAAAGCCAAAGCAAAAAAAGTAAAGCTGGGCGGAGGCGAAAAGAAAATTAAAGAACAACACGACAAGGGCAAACTCACCGCCCGCGAACGCATTGAGTACCTCACTGATAAAAATTCATCTTTTTTAGAAATAGGACTTTTTGTTGGCGATGGTATGTATGCCGAGCAAGGCGGTTGTCCGTCTGGGGGTGTTGTGGCCGGTATAGGTTATATCAAAGGGAGGCAATGCGTTGTGGTTGCAAATGATGCCACCGTAAAAGCAGGAGCCTGGTTCCCCATCACTGCCAAGAAAAATTTACGCGCCCAGGAGGTGGCCATGGAGAACCGGTTGCCTATCGTTTATCTGGTTGACAGTGCCGGTGTGTTTCTTCCAATGCAAGATGAAATCTTTCCTGACAAAGAACATTTTGGAAGACAATTCAGAAACAATGCGAAGATGTCGGCCATGGGCATCGTGCAGATTGCTGCCATTATGGGTAGCTGCGTTGCCGGTGGTGCTTATCTCCCCATCATGAGTGATGAAGCAATGATTGTCGACAAAACAGGTTCAATCTTTTTGGCAGGATCGTACCTGGTGAAGGCCGCAGTCGGGGAAGATATCGACAACGAAACATTGGGCGGTGCAACTACACATTGCGAAATTTCAGGTGTAACAGACAACAAATTCCCCAACGACCAGGCATGCCTGGATTATATCCGGAATCTGTTTGACAAAATTGGTGCGTTTGAGAAAGCGGGCTTTGACCGTGCTGAACCAAAACAACCTAAAGAAAAGCAGGAGGATATTTACGGTATCTTCCCGGCCGATCGCGTGAAGCCTTATGATATGCTTGACGTGATCAAACGTCTCACTGATAATTCCGAGTTTGAAGAATATAAGCCGCTCTACGGGAAAACAATCCTCTGCGGTTACGCCCGTATTGACGGTTGGGCTGTGGGCATCATTGCCAATCAGCGCAAAACTGTCAAGACAAAGAAAGGTGAATTGCAAATGGGTGGTGTGATCTATTCTGATTCAGCCGATAAGGCCGCCCGTTTTATTATGAATTGTAACCAGCGCAAGGTGCCGCTTGTTTTTCTTCAGGATGTCAGCGGGTTTATGGTCGGAAGCCGGGCGGAGCATGGAGGTATTATCAAAGACGGAGCTAAAATGGTCAATGCCATGGCCAACTCCACAGTTCCGAAATTCACTTTCATCATCGGTAATTCATATGGTGCAGGGAATTATGCCATGTGTGGTAAGGCCTATGACCCGCGTTTGATCTATGCGTGGCCTACAGCTCAACTAGCCGTGATGAGCGGGAGCTCCGCAGCAAAAACATTGTTGCAGATCCGGGTGAGTTCGTTGAAAACCCAGGGAAAAACTATTACAGAAGAAGAGGAGAAAAATTTGTTGAAAGAGATTACAGACAGCTACAACGAGAAGTTAAGTCCGTTCTATGCTGCTTCGAGATTGTGGGTGGATGGCGTTATCGATCCGATTGAAACACGTTCAGTTATCTCAATTGGCATTGAAGCAGCCAATCATGTTCCTGTAGAGAAATTTAACGTTGGCGTAATTCAAACGTAAAAAACAATATTGAATGTTTGAATGAACTATCTAAGCTAGAAAAACAATTAAATCAAATTGAATAATTTAGGTGTTACTAATTCAATCATTCAGTTATTCAACATTCATCACTGACTAGATGCAGGAAAAAGAATTAAAAGCCCTTGTTTCACTTCTTGATGATGATGATCAGCAAGTGGTGTCGCACGTGGAGGGAAAAATCCTCTCCATTGGCAAGGAGGTAATTCCTTTTCTGGAAAACGAATGGGAGAGCAACCTGAATCCGAAGGTACAGGGACGTATTGAAGAATTGATTCATACCCTGCAGTACGACCTTCTTCGTGAACGATTGAAAAATTGGTATTCTGGCAAGGAGCAAGACTTGCTGACGGGAATGTGGATCCTTGCTACTTATCAGTATCCTGAGATTGAATTAGAGAAACTAAAGCAGGACCTCGAACAAATTTATTATGAAACGTGGCTTGAGTTTCGTCCCGACTTGTATCCGTTTGATCAGGTCAAAGTGATCAATAGTGTTTTGTTTAACAAGCTGAAGTTTGGAGCCAACACTAAAAACTTCCACTCGCCCGGCAACTCCATGATCAACGTGGTATTGGAATCGCGCAAAGGCAACCCAATCACGTTGTGTGTGATCTATATGTTGGTAGCGCAAAAACTGAAACTTCCGATACACGGGGTCAACCTCCCCAATTTGTTTATACTTACTTATAAAGACGAGAACCACCAGTTTTATATCAATGCTTTTAATCGTGGACTGATTTTTTCAAAGCAGGATATTGAGAATTATATCCACGAACTTCATCTCGTACCTCAGTCTTCTTTTTTTGAAGCATGTTCCAACCTGGAGATAGTTCGCAGGGCACTGCGCAATCTCGTCATGAGTTTTGAGAAAATCGGAGAACATGCCAAGGCGGATGAGGTAAAGGTTCTGCTGGTAGATATTTCCGATGGCGGAGATCTTGGTGTGTAATTCAACTTGCAAGAACCCGGTCGAGCTTCTTTTGAATCAATTGTTTTTCAGCTTGTGTTTTAGCGAGCCTCACAGCTTCATAGAAATGATCGATTGATTTTTGCCTGTCAATTTTTTCGTAAAGCTCCCCCAGCAGGACAAAATAAAAATGGTTGTCAGTGAGTTTTAGTTTCTCAGCTTCCGAAATTGCTTCTTGGATGCTATTGGCCTTGGCTAATGCATATGTTCTGTTAAGCGCAGCAATTGGGGAATACTCAATTTGAAGCAACTGATTATAGAACTGGAGAATGATCTCCCATTTCTCTTTGGAATCAACAGCTTGTGTATGCCAAAAGGCGATAGCCGCCTCCATATGATATTTGGTGAGTTGATTTCCATGTGCGGATCGATTCAAATAGTACTCGCCTTTTTGAATGCAATCTGCATCCCAGAGATCAGGGTTTTGGTCAGCATACAAAATAATTTCTCCTTGTTCATTCGTTCGGGCATCGAA
Proteins encoded in this window:
- the aroA gene encoding 3-phosphoshikimate 1-carboxyvinyltransferase (frameshifted, insertion at around 3059046, deletion at around 3059018), with amino-acid sequence MQALVNSPDHTIDVMDAGTTMRFLTAYFALTNQKKILTGTDRMKQRPIALLVDALRTLGADLRYLGQEGFPPVETQGFQIQKTDFIEMPGNVSSQYISALMMLAPILPKGLTIQLKGETGSIPYISMTATLMQEFGANLELDFKKNIISVKPGSYKPSSVTVEADWSAASYWFAFTALAKEARITLPNVSEKSLQGDRVVVELMTHLGVKSDFKNSSLELTKGDSAKDITWDFKNCPDLAQTVLPVCAAKGISGRFTGMESLRIKETDRIAALQNELKKIGAMLEESAGAWTLTPGDVSKLSSPIETYHDHRMAMGFAPWAALADVTILAPEVVNKSYPGFWEDMKSVGYKLSEAK
- the aroB gene encoding 3-dehydroquinate synthase; translated protein: MIEVPAGEEHKNIETCKLIWQKLTDLNFDRHSILIVLGGGVLGDMGGFCAATFKRGIDFALVPTTLLSQVDASVGGKLGIDFNSFKNHIGVFCEPQATFIHTPFLKTLPERELRSGFAEVIKHCLISDQKMWQTIRAKALHDQDWETLVRHSIDFKKSVTDKDPREKGLRKILNFGHSIGHALESYFLAEGNRIFHGEAIAMGMIMESFIAREKKLFSEADLQEITTFLIAIFEKQDMPWGDALVIQLIAQDKKNKGNEILLALPEGIGKAVWDIRVTEDELEKSFDYYRSI
- the putA_2 gene encoding proline dehydrogenase — its product is MESDPIVHFDDTAVAFSYKSDKQLKKANLIFSLVNNPTVSAIATRMAKLSLKLRLPVKGLIRSTVFEHFCGGETIDQSEKTIQNLNKFSIGTILDYSVEGEETEPVFDQTTREIIATIEKAKNNKAIPFSVFKVTGIGAFDLLEKIQAKGNLTEEEKAAWARVQQRVDQICKKAFECGVPVLVDGEDSWIQNPIDELAYAMMQKYNREKAIVLNTFQMYRTDMLDNLKNALEEAIRKNYFLGAKLVRGAYMEKEAARAAKLNYPNPIHPGKDATDKAFNAGLDFCIENINRIKFMCGSHNEYSNQYLASLIQTKGIKPNDPHIWFGQLLGMSDNISFNLAKAGYNVAKYVPYGPVESVMPYLLRRAAENTSVAGQSSRELTLIRKELKRRNSSK
- the lysS gene encoding lysine--tRNA ligase yields the protein MQPNSKGKMQLSEQESIRRQSMEELSKLGINPYPPELFEINITADGFHKNYSSLDGKDLSIAGRIMSRRVMGNASFVELQDETGRVQIYFRRDDLCPGEDKTLYNTVFKKLLDIGDIIGVKGFAFTTQTGEQSIHAKSFTVLSKSLRPLPIVKETKDEQGNVHLHDAFTDPEQRYRMRYVDLVVNPQVREAFVKRTRLVNSMREYLNKQGYLEVETPILQPLYGGAAAKPFKTHHNTLDMTLYLRIANELYLKRLIVGGFNGVYEFSKDFRNEGMSRFHNPEFTQVELYVAYKDYQWMMNLVEEMIEKVALDLHGSTQVKVGENLIDFKRPWKRLTMYEAIQHFTGIDISAMDEAQLRETCKQLHVPVDNTMARGKLIDQIFGEKCEPNLIQPTFITDYPLEMSPLAKKHRSKPGLVERFEAICNRKEICNAFSELNDPIDQRQRFEEQLELGKRGDEEAMTLDEDFLRALEYGMPPTAGLGIGIDRLSMIMTNSPSIQDVIFFPQMKPEKKTEVDSAKEFESLGIRPELFPILEKLGIRSAAQLKEIKPSKLFNDIPGMRKKLKLDTVQNPTLQEIEGWMK